From the genome of Halictus rubicundus isolate RS-2024b chromosome 2, iyHalRubi1_principal, whole genome shotgun sequence, one region includes:
- the LOC143365723 gene encoding isovaleryl-CoA dehydrogenase, mitochondrial has protein sequence MKLCTQKFSGPLFRSLFKSSNKFNVRCSSQYYKIDENIFGLNDEQKQLRNLVFNFVQKELAPKAAEIDKKNDFNDLRSFWKKLGDLGLLGITAKPEYGGTGGTYLDHVIIMEEMSRASGSIALSYGAHSNLCVNQIHRNGTEEQKHKYLPKLCSGEHIGALAMSEPGSGSDVVSMRLRAEKKGDYYILNGNKFWITNGPDAETLVVYAKTNPNADKPQHGVTAFIVEKDFEGFSTAQKLDKLGMRGSNTGELIFQDCKVPAKNVLGEVNKGVYVLFSGLDLERLVLAAGPLGILQACCDAAFDYAHTRKQFGKRIAEFQLIQGKIADMYTSLSACRSYLYSVARSCNAGHVNRKDCAAVILFISERATEAALNAIQILGGNGYINDYPTGRLLRDAKLYEIGAGTSEVRRMVISRAVSEDYS, from the exons atgaaactttGCACGCAGAAATTTTCGGGACCCCTTTTCCGGAGTCTCTTCAAATCGAGTAACAAATTCAACGTAAGATGTTCTTCGCAATATTACAAGATAGATGAGAACATTTTTGGCCTAAATGATGAACAGAAACAG CTGCGAAACTTGGTTTTCAATTTCGTTCAAAAGGAGCTTGCACCAAAGGCTGCAGAGATcgacaaaaagaatgatttcaACGATCTCAGA TCGTTCTGGAAGAAGCTGGGAGACTTAGGTTTATTAGGGATCACGGCGAAACCCGAATATGGTGGTACAGGGGGCACATACCTCGATCATGTCATTATTATGGAAGAAATGAGCAGAGCATCAGGATCTATAGCGCTCAGTTATGGCGCGCATTCAAATTTGTGTgtcaatcaaattcacagaaatGGCACAGAGGAGCAGAAGCACAAATATTTGCCAAAG TTATGCAGCGGAGAACACATAGGAGCACTGGCAATGTCAGAACCAGGATCCGGATCAGACGTGGTCTCGATGAGACTGCGAGCAGAGAAAAAGGGAGACTATTACATCTTAAACGGGAACAAATTCTGGATAACAAACGGCCCCGACGCTGAAACGCTGGTTGTTTATGCGAAGACAAACCCAAACGCTGACAAACCGCAACACGGTGTCACGGCTTTTATCGTGGAAAAAGATTTCGAAGGCTTCAGTACTGCTCAGAAGTTAGATAAACTTGGAATGCGAGGGTCTAACACTGGCGAACTCATTTTCCAAGACTGCAAAGTCCCTg CGAAGAATGTTCTCGGAGAAGTGAATAAAGGCGTATACGTCCTCTTCAGCGGCCTTGACCTGGAGCGATTGGTATTGGCAGCTGGTCCTTTAGG AATACTGCAAGCATGTTGCGACGCGGCGTTCGATTATGCACACACCAGAAAACAGTTTGGTAAACGCATTGCAGAGTTCCAGCTCATCCAG GGGAAAATTGCGGACATGTACACCAGTCTTAGCGCCTGCAGGAGTTATTTATATTCCGTGGCAAGATCCTGCAACGCAGGACACGTGAACCGCAAAGATTGCGCAGCGGTGATACTTTTCATCTCGGAACGAGCCACGGAAGCTGCTCTAAACGCTATCCAAATACTTG GCGGAAACGGGTACATAAACGATTATCCAACCGGAAGACTCTTGCGGGACGCGAAATTGTATGAAATTGGCGCTGGTACAAGTGAGGTCCGACGAATGGTGATTAGCAGAGCTGTCAGCGAGGACTACTCGTGA
- the Pdxk gene encoding pyridoxal kinase isoform X1, which translates to MCSKKTPRILSIQSHVVSGYVGNKSAIFPLQLLGFEVDAINSVQLSNHTGYKVFKGQVLNDADLGTLMDGLAQNNLDNYTYLLTGYVGSASFLKRIAGVVRALKQKNPNLIYVCDPVMGDNGQMYVPEELKEIYKTEIVPLADIIVPNQYELEYIEQILLLTDIKTNTIEEVRTAIKVLHKEGPHTVAVSSAEIGNKLTAICSTVKDNKVIKIDIPKIPASFTGSGDLFAALFLAHTYLQDNVKDTIEKTVNSLHNVLLKTYEYSKECNDEESVPAQKIELRLIQSKTCIESPEVRLLAEPL; encoded by the exons ATGTGCTCCAAAAAAACACCGCGGATACTTTCGATACAAAGTCATGTAGTGTCCGGTTACGTGGGTAACAAAAGTGCAATATTTCCACTGCAG TTGCTAGGTTTCGAGGTGGATGCAATTAATTCTGTTCAGCTGTCTAATCATACTGGATACAAAGTCTTCAAGGGTCAAGTATTAAATGACGCAGACTTGG GGACTCTGATGGATGGCTTGGCACAAAATAATTTagataattatacttatttactTACTGGATATGTTGGCTCTGCTTCCTTTTTAAAAAGAATAGCAGGAGTGGTTCGTGCTTTAAAGCAGAAAAATCCTAATCTTATTTATG tTTGTGATCCTGTTATGGGCGATAATGGACAAATGTATGTTCCTGAAGAGTTAAAGGAGATTTATAAAACGGAGATAGTACCGCTGGCGGATATTATAGTACCGAATCAATATGAATTAGAGTACATTGaacaaatatt gttGCTGACTGACATCAAGACTAACACAATTGAAGAAGTACGAACTGCTATAAAAGTCTTACATAAAGAGGGTCCCCATACAGTAGCTGTATCATCAGCAGAAATAGGCAATAAATTGACGGCAATATGTAGCACCGTAAAGG ACAATAAAGTGATAAAGATCGACATTCCAAAGATACCAGCCAGCTTCACGGGATCGGGGGATCTTTTCGCTGCACTGTTTCTGGCTCACACATATCTGCAAGATAACGTGAAGGACACTATCGAGAAGACCGTGAACTCGTTGCACAACGTCTTACTCAAGACTTATGAATATTCTAAAG AGTGCAATGACGAGGAATCAGTGCCCGCACAGAAGATCGAATTGCGCTTAATACAAAGTAAAACGTGCATTGAAAGCCCTGAGGTGCGTTTACTTGCTGAACCACTGTAA
- the Rpiii128 gene encoding RNA polymerase III subunit RpIII128: MGEMKFSAHDGIKSEQKYNKVVKHIQDKWKLVPAFLKGKGLVKQHIDSFNYFINVEIKKIVKANEKVLSDADPLFYVKYLNVHVGTPDVEEGFNVTRSTTPHECRLRDLNYSAPITVDIEYIRGHQPIIRNNLLIGRMPIMLRSSNCVLNGKSHFELAKMNECPHDPGGYFVINGQEKVILIQEQMLRNRIILEEDNKNCIVASCNSSTHERKTKTNIVGRAGRYYMRHNIFQDDIPVTIIFKAMGIVSDQEIMQLIGTEEEFMKKFAPSLEECHVLNVFAQNQALRYLSNKRKQKRYSLIKSSVTDEMKDILATNVLSHVPVVDFNFKMKATYIALMIRKVMKAQTDGKLIDDRDYYGNKRLELAGSLLSLMFEDLFKRFNWELKQIADKNIPKIKAAQFDIVKHMRQDQITNGLAFAISSGNWTIKRFRMERHGVTQVLSRLSYISALGMMTRVNSQFEKTRKVSGPRSLQPSQWGMLCPSDTPEGEGCGLVKNLALMTHITTEIDEEPIVRLAFNLGVENVNILGGEEINNKHVYMVFLNGNILGIVKNYQRLVHVFRLLRRNGLINGFVSIYTQHQHRCIQISSDGGRLCRPYIIVNNMQPLVQEEHLKLLEQGVHSFEDFLQDGLIEYLDVNEENDSSIAFNEAHINHKTTHLEIEPFTLLGVCAGLVPYPHHNQSPRNTYQCAMGKQAMGTIAYNQRNRIDTLMYNLVYPQAPMVKSRTIELINFDKLPAGQNATVAVMSYSGYDIEDALILNKASIDRGFGRCLIYRNAKCTLKRYANQTYDRIMGPLLDSTTKKPVWKHDVIDSDGIAAPGEMVENRKVMVNKSSPSANIGPVNPGNVPAQTEYKDVPAVYKAPVPAYVEKVMISSNAEDAFLIKLLLRQTRRPEIGDKFSSRHGQKGVTGLIVEQEDMPFNDYGICPDMIMNPHGFPSRMTVGKLIELLAGKAGVVKGQFHYGTAFGGSKVEDVCEELVKHGYNYLGKDFFYSGITGEPLQAYIYSGPVYYQKLKHMVQDKMHARARGPRAVLTRQPTEGRAKEGGLRLGEMERDCLIGYGASMMLIERLMISSDAFDVDVCNKCGLMAYSGWCHSCRSSSCVSTISMPYACKLLFQELQSMNIVPRLTLKNYCE; the protein is encoded by the exons ATGGGTGAAATGAAATTCAGTGCCCACGATGGAATCAAATCagaacaaaaatataataaagtagTGAAACATATACAG GATAAATGGAAACTTGTACCCGCTTTCCTGAAAGGAAAAGGTCTCGTAAAGCAGCACATCGATtccttcaattattttataaatgtagaaataaaaaagatagtAAAAGCGAATGAGAAGGTTTTGAGCGAtgccgatcctctattctatgtcAA GTATTTAAATGTTCATGTGGGTACGCCAGATGTAGAAGAAGGTTTCAACGTAACTCGCTCTACGACTCCACACGAATGTCGTTTGAGGGATTTAAATTATTCAGCCCCGATTACCGTAGACATTGAATACATCAGGGGACATCAACCGAtaattaggaataatttattgaTTGGAAG AATGCCCATTATGTTAAGAAGTTCAAATTGTGTATTAAATGGAAAGTCCCATTTTGAATTAGCAAAAATGAACGAGTGTCCCCACGATCCTGGTGGTTATTTTGTAATCAATGGACAGGAAAAGGTGATTCTTATACAAGAACAAATGTTGAGAAACAGGATTATTTTAGAAGAGGATAACAAGAACTGCATCGTAGCATCCTGTAACAGTTCTACTCACGAAAGGAAGACGAAAACGAATATTGTGGGCAGAGCAGGGAGATATTACATGAGACATAATATTTTTCAGGAT gACATACcggtaacaataatttttaaagcaaTGGGAATTGTAAGTGATCAAGAGATTATGCAACTGATTGGTACCGAGGAAGAATTTATGAAGAAGTTTGCACCCAGTTTGGAAGAGTGCCACGTTTTAAATGTCTTTGCACAGAATCAGGCGCTAAG ATACCTCAGTaacaaaagaaaacagaaaaggTACTCGTTAATCAAATCTAGCGTCACCGACGAAATGAAGGACATACTAGCGACTAATGTTTTATCACACGTTCCT GTAgtagattttaattttaaaatgaaagcaaCCTATATTGCATTGATGATTCGTAAAGTCATGAAGGCGCAAACTGATGGCAAGCTTATAGACGACAGAGATTATTATGGTAATAAGCGTCTGGAATTAGCTGGTTCTTTATTGTCTTTGATGTTCGAGGATTTGTTTAAAAGGTTCAATTGGGAG TTGAAACAAATCGCTGACAAGAACATCCCGAAGATAAAAGCTGCACAATTTGACATTGTAAAGCACATGAGACAGGACCAAATCACAAACGGATTGGCCTTCGCCATATCTTCT GGCAATTGGACCATCAAACGGTTCAGAATGGAACGTCACGGCGTGACTCAAGTGTTGTCCAGACTCTCCTACATTTCTGCGCTCGGTATGATGACGAGAGTGAATTCCCAATTCGAGAAAACGAGAAAAGTGTCTGGTCCACGATCTTTGCAGCCATCGCAATGGGGAATGCTATGTCCCAGCGACACTCCTGAAGGCGAAGGTTGTGGTTTAGTGAAAAACTTAGCTCTCATGACGCACATTACCACGGAGATCGACGAGGAGCCGATCGTGAGACTGGCGTTCAACCTAGGGGTGGAAAACGTTAACATCCTCGGAGGGGAAGAGATCAATAACAAGCACGTCTACATGGTTTTCCTGAACGGTAACATTTTGGGGATAGTCAAGAATTATCAGAGGCTGGTGCATGTTTTCCGGTTGCTGCGCAGAAACGGTCTCATAAACGGCTTCGTCTCGATATACACGCAACATCAGCACAGATGCATTCAGATCAGTTCCGATGGCGGACGATTATGTAGACCGTACATTATCGTAAACAACATGCAACCTCTTGTACAAGAAGAACACTTAAAATTACTTGAACAGGGTGTTCATAGCTTCGAGGATTTTTTGCAAGACGGTTTGATCGAGTACTTGGACGTGAACGAAGAGAACGACAGTTCCATCGCATTCAACGAAGCGCACATTAACCACAAGACTACTCATTTAGAAATCGAACCGTTCACGTTGCTCGGGGTTTGTGCTGGTTTGGTACCGTACCCCCATCACAATCAGAGTCCTCGAAATACGTACCAGTGCGCTATGGGTAAACAGGCGATGGGAACCATCGCTTATAATCAGCGCAACCGTATCGACACATTGATGTACAATTTAGTGTATCCTCAAGCACCCATGGTGAAGTCTAGGACGATAGAGTTGATCAATTTCGATAAACTACCCGCTGGTCAGAACGCAACGGTAGCTGTTATGTCCTACAGCGGTTACGATATCGAGGACGCCCTTATCCTGAATAAGGCGTCCATTGACAGAGGATTCGGAAGATGTTTGATATACCGGAACGCTAAATGCACCTTGAAAAGGTACGCCAATCAAACGTACGATCGAATAATGGGTCCGTTGCTAGACTCAACCACAAAGAAGCCTGTTTGGAAACACGACGTTATCGATAGCGACGGAATTGCTGCACCCGGTGAAATGGTGGAGAACAGGAAG GTGATGGTAAACAAATCGTCGCCCTCTGCGAACATCGGCCCAGTAAATCCCGGCAATGTACCAGCGCAGACAGAGTACAAAGACGTTCCAGCTGTTTACAAAGCACCAGTGCCTGCCTACGTTGAGAAAGTGATGATCTCCAGCAACGCGGAAGATGCGTTCTTAATTAAATTGTTGTTGAGGCAAACTCGAAGGCCGGAGATCGGCGATAAATTCAGTAGTCGACATGGACAGAAGGGTGTAACCG GTTTGATAGTGGAACAAGAGGATATGCCGTTCAACGATTACGGTATATGTCCTGACATGATCATGAACCCGCATGGTTTCCCTTCTCGTATGACGGTCGGCAAACTGATAGAATTACTTGCTGGGAAAGCTGGTGTTGTGAAAGGACAATTCCATTATGGCACAG CCTTTGGGGGCTCGAAAGTGGAGGATGTGTGCGAGGAATTGGTTAAACACGGGTACAATTACTTGGGCAAAGATTTCTTTTACTCTGGGATCACAGGGGAGCCGTTGCAAGCGTATATTTATTCCGGACCG GTATATTATCAGAAATTGAAGCACATGGTGCAAGACAAGATGCACGCCAGAGCTCGAGGTCCGAGAGCCGTGCTAACGCGACAGCCAACCGAGGGTCGCGCGAAAGAGGGAGGTTTGCGATTAGGTGAAATGGAGCGCGATTGTTTGATCGGATACGGTGCGAGCATGATGCTGATTGAGAGGCTTATGATATCCAGCGATGCGTTCGACGTGGACGTATGCAACAAGTGCGGCCTGATGGCGTACAGCGGCTGGTGTCACAGCTGTCGTTCCAGTTCGTGCGTCTCCACGATCTCTATGCCTTACGCCTGCAAGTTGCTCTTCCAAGAACTGCAGTCGATGAACATTGTCCCTCGTTtgacattaaaaaattactgcGAGTAA
- the Pdxk gene encoding pyridoxal kinase isoform X2, with protein sequence MCSKKTPRILSIQSHVVSGYVGNKSAIFPLQLLGFEVDAINSVQLSNHTGYKVFKGQVLNDADLGTLMDGLAQNNLDNYTYLLTGYVGSASFLKRIAGVVRALKQKNPNLIYVCDPVMGDNGQMYVPEELKEIYKTEIVPLADIIVPNQYELELLTDIKTNTIEEVRTAIKVLHKEGPHTVAVSSAEIGNKLTAICSTVKDNKVIKIDIPKIPASFTGSGDLFAALFLAHTYLQDNVKDTIEKTVNSLHNVLLKTYEYSKECNDEESVPAQKIELRLIQSKTCIESPEVRLLAEPL encoded by the exons ATGTGCTCCAAAAAAACACCGCGGATACTTTCGATACAAAGTCATGTAGTGTCCGGTTACGTGGGTAACAAAAGTGCAATATTTCCACTGCAG TTGCTAGGTTTCGAGGTGGATGCAATTAATTCTGTTCAGCTGTCTAATCATACTGGATACAAAGTCTTCAAGGGTCAAGTATTAAATGACGCAGACTTGG GGACTCTGATGGATGGCTTGGCACAAAATAATTTagataattatacttatttactTACTGGATATGTTGGCTCTGCTTCCTTTTTAAAAAGAATAGCAGGAGTGGTTCGTGCTTTAAAGCAGAAAAATCCTAATCTTATTTATG tTTGTGATCCTGTTATGGGCGATAATGGACAAATGTATGTTCCTGAAGAGTTAAAGGAGATTTATAAAACGGAGATAGTACCGCTGGCGGATATTATAGTACCGAATCAATATGAATTAGA gttGCTGACTGACATCAAGACTAACACAATTGAAGAAGTACGAACTGCTATAAAAGTCTTACATAAAGAGGGTCCCCATACAGTAGCTGTATCATCAGCAGAAATAGGCAATAAATTGACGGCAATATGTAGCACCGTAAAGG ACAATAAAGTGATAAAGATCGACATTCCAAAGATACCAGCCAGCTTCACGGGATCGGGGGATCTTTTCGCTGCACTGTTTCTGGCTCACACATATCTGCAAGATAACGTGAAGGACACTATCGAGAAGACCGTGAACTCGTTGCACAACGTCTTACTCAAGACTTATGAATATTCTAAAG AGTGCAATGACGAGGAATCAGTGCCCGCACAGAAGATCGAATTGCGCTTAATACAAAGTAAAACGTGCATTGAAAGCCCTGAGGTGCGTTTACTTGCTGAACCACTGTAA